The following coding sequences are from one Malaciobacter pacificus window:
- a CDS encoding GGDEF domain-containing protein: MINTDFNNYKILLSLVDSTSRKIGKDFIKTTALEIKKIFNAKEITITKDDLKKTQNIFSTTYNFKKTNEYLSKIPIVDQNNNTIGNINIFSLSKLSIKKDLFETLMIFAKRIATEIKRIQLENENIIISKQLEKLSITDGLTTLYNRRYFQKVCSDIFEQIKKDKIKATLAYIDIDNFKTINDTFGHNDGDIVLKKFAAILQNHSRKAIDYIFRLGGEEFCIISLNTPINYSYEYLARIMNKTIEEFNTTKYGEITLSIGLVEFDKKFENYSDIVNLADKKMYRAKKAGKNAIVK; this comes from the coding sequence TTGATTAATACTGACTTTAACAATTATAAAATACTTCTATCACTAGTAGACTCAACTTCAAGAAAAATAGGAAAAGATTTCATTAAAACAACAGCATTGGAGATAAAAAAAATATTTAATGCAAAAGAAATAACAATTACAAAAGATGACTTAAAAAAAACACAGAATATTTTTTCCACAACTTATAATTTTAAAAAAACAAATGAATATTTATCTAAAATACCCATAGTAGATCAAAATAATAATACCATTGGAAATATTAATATTTTTAGCTTAAGTAAATTATCAATAAAAAAAGATTTATTTGAAACTCTTATGATTTTTGCTAAAAGAATTGCAACTGAGATAAAAAGGATTCAATTAGAAAATGAAAATATAATTATTAGTAAACAATTAGAAAAGCTATCAATAACAGATGGGTTAACTACACTATATAATAGAAGATATTTTCAAAAAGTTTGTTCAGATATTTTTGAACAAATAAAAAAAGATAAAATCAAAGCAACACTTGCTTATATTGATATTGATAATTTTAAAACTATTAATGATACATTTGGACATAATGATGGAGATATTGTTTTAAAAAAATTTGCAGCTATTTTACAAAATCATTCAAGAAAAGCAATTGATTATATTTTTAGACTAGGTGGTGAAGAGTTTTGTATTATTAGTTTAAATACACCTATAAACTATTCATATGAATATCTTGCAAGAATTATGAATAAAACAATTGAAGAGTTTAATACAACAAAATATGGTGAAATCACATTAAGTATTGGATTAGTTGAATTTGATAAAAAGTTTGAAAACTATTCTGATATTGTTAATCTAGCTGATAAAAAGATGTATAGAGCTAAAAAAGCAGGAAAAAATGCTATAGTAAAATAG
- the prpF gene encoding 2-methylaconitate cis-trans isomerase PrpF, producing MAYQPQFKVKATYMRGGTSKGTFFNIADLPKEAQENPAKRDKLLQRIVGSPDVYKKQMDGMGGASSSTSKAILVGKSNVPNHDVDYYFCQVAIDKDFVDMSGNCGNLSSAVGPFAIHEGLVDNVPENGVCCVRIWQANIKKTILCYVTMENGMVKEMGDYEIDGVAFPAEEIVLEFVEPVDPSEELFPTGNLVDDLEVEGVGTLKATMITAGIPTVFVNAEEIGYKGTELQGDINSDTEALEKFEKIRIAGALKMGVMKDASDALTQQHTPKIAFVSPAQDFITSSGKEVKASEMDLHVRALSMQQLHHAMMGTASVAIGVAGSIPGTLVNLAAGGGERDTVTFGHPSGAIKVGATISKDGDKYVVEKASMSRSARIIMDGNVHVPAGTMDI from the coding sequence ATGGCTTATCAACCACAGTTTAAAGTTAAAGCTACATATATGAGAGGTGGTACTTCTAAAGGTACTTTCTTTAATATTGCCGATTTACCAAAAGAGGCTCAAGAAAATCCAGCAAAAAGAGATAAATTACTTCAAAGAATTGTTGGTTCTCCTGATGTTTATAAAAAACAAATGGATGGAATGGGGGGAGCTTCTTCATCTACTTCTAAAGCTATTTTAGTAGGAAAATCTAATGTTCCAAATCATGATGTAGATTACTACTTCTGTCAAGTTGCAATTGACAAAGATTTTGTTGATATGAGTGGAAACTGTGGAAACCTAAGCTCAGCTGTTGGACCTTTTGCTATTCATGAAGGTTTAGTTGATAATGTTCCTGAAAATGGAGTTTGTTGTGTAAGAATTTGGCAAGCAAACATCAAAAAAACTATTCTTTGTTATGTAACAATGGAAAATGGGATGGTTAAAGAAATGGGTGATTATGAAATTGATGGTGTTGCTTTCCCAGCTGAAGAAATTGTATTAGAGTTTGTTGAGCCAGTTGATCCAAGCGAAGAGTTGTTCCCAACAGGAAATCTTGTAGATGATTTAGAAGTTGAAGGAGTTGGAACTCTTAAAGCTACAATGATAACGGCTGGTATTCCAACTGTATTTGTAAATGCTGAAGAGATTGGATACAAAGGAACTGAGCTTCAAGGTGACATCAATTCTGATACAGAAGCATTAGAAAAATTTGAAAAAATCAGAATTGCAGGTGCTTTAAAAATGGGTGTTATGAAAGATGCAAGTGATGCATTAACTCAACAACACACACCAAAAATTGCATTTGTATCTCCTGCACAAGACTTTATAACATCTTCTGGTAAAGAAGTAAAAGCAAGTGAGATGGATTTACATGTAAGAGCATTATCTATGCAACAATTACACCACGCTATGATGGGAACTGCTTCTGTTGCTATTGGTGTTGCAGGTTCAATCCCAGGAACTTTAGTTAATCTTGCTGCTGGTGGTGGTGAGAGAGATACTGTAACATTTGGACATCCAAGTGGTGCTATTAAAGTAGGTGCTACTATTTCTAAAGATGGTGATAAATATGTGGTTGAAAAAGCTTCTATGAGTAGAAGTGCAAGAATTATCATGGATGGAAATGTACATGTTCCAGCTGGTACAATGGATATATAA
- the hemC gene encoding hydroxymethylbilane synthase has protein sequence MDKLVIATRQSKLALWQSEYIKARLQEQYPNMEVELKTFSTKADKILDVPLAKIGGKGLFTKELEIALLNKEADIAVHSLKDVPVEFEEGFVLAALTKRFDPRDALLSEKYSSFEDLPKGAVVGTTSLRRRLEIMLQRPDIELKDLRGNINTRIAKLKAGEYDAIILAATGVQKLQIEDEVKYFVPISTDIMIPSMGQATLGIETLDNPQLVELLSFLNDKNAVIESTVERAFVRTLEGGCQVPIGVKATIIDDKSIRVQAIVGMPDGSETISEDITASIDNYENIGQNLAQVFIDQGAKELLARAEEIAFK, from the coding sequence ATGGATAAACTAGTAATTGCAACAAGACAGAGTAAATTAGCCTTATGGCAAAGTGAATATATAAAAGCAAGACTTCAAGAACAATACCCAAATATGGAAGTTGAATTAAAAACTTTTTCAACTAAAGCAGATAAGATTTTAGATGTACCATTGGCTAAAATTGGAGGTAAAGGGCTATTTACAAAAGAGCTTGAAATTGCTTTATTAAATAAAGAAGCAGATATTGCAGTACATAGTTTAAAAGATGTTCCAGTTGAGTTTGAAGAGGGCTTTGTATTAGCAGCACTTACAAAAAGATTTGACCCAAGAGATGCACTTTTAAGTGAAAAGTATTCATCTTTTGAAGATTTACCAAAAGGTGCAGTGGTTGGAACTACAAGTTTAAGAAGAAGACTTGAGATTATGCTTCAAAGACCTGATATTGAATTAAAAGATTTAAGAGGTAATATTAATACAAGAATTGCTAAGTTAAAAGCTGGTGAGTATGATGCAATTATTTTAGCTGCAACTGGTGTTCAAAAACTTCAAATTGAGGATGAAGTTAAATATTTCGTACCAATTAGTACTGATATTATGATTCCTTCTATGGGACAAGCAACACTTGGTATTGAGACTTTAGATAATCCGCAGTTAGTTGAGTTATTATCTTTCTTAAATGACAAAAATGCTGTAATTGAATCAACAGTTGAAAGAGCATTTGTAAGAACATTAGAAGGTGGTTGTCAAGTTCCAATTGGAGTAAAAGCAACTATTATTGATGATAAATCAATTAGAGTTCAAGCAATTGTAGGAATGCCTGATGGTAGTGAAACTATTAGTGAAGATATAACTGCAAGTATTGATAATTATGAAAATATTGGACAAAATCTAGCACAAGTATTTATTGACCAAGGTGCAAAAGAGTTACTTGCAAGAGCAGAAGAAATAGCTTTTAAATAA
- a CDS encoding citrate/2-methylcitrate synthase → MSGLAGVTAGQSAICTCGLGNGLNYRGYDIADLALKADFEEVAYLLLVGELPNKHELKMFQRKIIQGRELPISVKNVLKSIPASSHPMDVMKTATSALGCVEPEAEDFSDQMEKITRLLGAFPSFLVYWHHWHKNGKEIDLASEETTIAGYIVERLKEKKPLDVEVKAMNAMLTLYAEHEFNASTFANRITASTLSDIYSCMTTGIGTLKGHLHGGANEVAIKFVLEFDDVDHALKSVDELFARKEKIMGFGHRVYREIDPRSPVGFELANELKELETSDPKLFDIAKAIRDKVKAEKGLPDNIDFFGGLIYHYMEIERLYYTPLFIMSRAAGWAAHAFEQRANNRIIRPSSEYIGVEPREFVALEDRK, encoded by the coding sequence ATGAGTGGTTTAGCAGGTGTTACAGCTGGTCAATCAGCAATTTGTACTTGTGGTTTAGGAAATGGATTAAACTATAGAGGATATGATATCGCAGATTTAGCTTTAAAAGCAGATTTCGAAGAGGTAGCATATTTATTATTAGTTGGTGAATTACCAAACAAACACGAATTAAAAATGTTCCAAAGAAAAATTATTCAAGGTAGAGAATTACCAATCTCTGTTAAGAATGTATTAAAATCAATTCCAGCATCTTCTCACCCAATGGACGTTATGAAGACTGCTACTTCTGCACTTGGTTGTGTTGAACCTGAAGCAGAAGACTTTTCTGACCAAATGGAAAAAATTACTAGATTATTAGGAGCATTCCCATCGTTCTTAGTATACTGGCACCACTGGCACAAAAATGGAAAAGAAATTGATTTAGCATCTGAAGAAACTACAATTGCAGGTTACATCGTAGAAAGATTAAAAGAGAAGAAACCATTAGATGTAGAAGTTAAAGCTATGAATGCTATGTTAACTTTATACGCTGAGCATGAATTTAATGCTTCTACTTTTGCAAACAGAATTACTGCTTCAACTTTATCAGACATCTACTCTTGTATGACTACTGGTATTGGTACTTTAAAAGGTCACTTACATGGTGGAGCTAATGAAGTAGCTATTAAATTCGTTCTTGAGTTTGATGATGTTGATCATGCATTAAAATCAGTTGATGAATTATTTGCTAGAAAAGAAAAAATCATGGGATTCGGACACAGAGTATATAGAGAAATCGACCCAAGATCTCCAGTTGGATTTGAATTAGCAAACGAATTAAAAGAGTTAGAAACTTCTGACCCTAAATTATTTGATATTGCAAAAGCAATTAGAGACAAAGTAAAAGCTGAAAAAGGTTTACCAGATAATATCGACTTCTTCGGTGGATTAATTTACCACTACATGGAAATCGAAAGATTATACTACACTCCATTATTCATTATGTCAAGAGCTGCTGGATGGGCTGCTCACGCATTTGAACAAAGAGCAAACAACAGAATTATCAGACCAAGTTCTGAGTACATTGGTGTAGAGCCAAGAGAATTTGTTGCTTTAGAAGATAGAAAGTAA
- the prpB gene encoding methylisocitrate lyase, whose protein sequence is MSAGKKFRQALKEETPLQIVGTINAYQALQATRVGYKAIYLSGGGIANASYGLPDLGMTMIEDVCIDIRRITSICDTPVIVDADTGWGHAFNVARTVKEFIRAGAAGLHIEDQVAAKRCGHRPNKELVTTEEMCDRIRAAVDAKMQLDPEFYIIARTDAHASEGQEAAVARAKAYVEAGADAIFAEAVHTLKEYKEFCDQMTVPVLANITEFGATPMFTTEELGSVGIEMVLYPLSAFRAMNKAALNVYQELRDKGTQEGVLDTMQTRMELYDMLGYHDYEQKMDELFSKGKAK, encoded by the coding sequence ATGAGCGCAGGAAAAAAATTTAGACAAGCACTAAAGGAAGAAACTCCTTTACAAATCGTAGGAACTATTAATGCATACCAAGCATTACAAGCTACAAGAGTAGGATACAAAGCTATCTACTTATCAGGTGGAGGTATTGCAAATGCATCATATGGTTTACCAGATTTAGGTATGACTATGATTGAAGATGTATGTATTGACATTAGAAGAATTACTTCTATTTGTGATACACCAGTTATCGTTGATGCTGATACTGGATGGGGACATGCATTTAACGTTGCTAGAACAGTAAAAGAATTCATCAGAGCTGGAGCTGCGGGGCTTCACATTGAGGATCAAGTTGCTGCAAAAAGATGTGGACACAGACCAAATAAAGAATTAGTTACAACTGAAGAAATGTGTGACAGAATCAGAGCTGCAGTTGATGCTAAAATGCAATTAGACCCAGAGTTCTACATTATTGCTAGAACTGATGCACACGCATCTGAAGGTCAAGAAGCTGCAGTTGCAAGAGCAAAAGCTTACGTTGAAGCTGGAGCAGATGCAATCTTCGCTGAAGCTGTACATACATTAAAAGAGTACAAAGAATTCTGTGACCAAATGACTGTTCCAGTATTAGCAAACATTACTGAGTTCGGTGCAACTCCAATGTTTACTACTGAAGAGTTAGGTTCAGTTGGTATTGAAATGGTACTTTACCCATTATCAGCATTTAGAGCAATGAACAAAGCTGCATTAAATGTATACCAAGAATTAAGAGACAAAGGTACTCAAGAAGGTGTGTTAGACACTATGCAAACAAGAATGGAACTTTACGATATGTTAGGTTACCATGATTATGAGCAAAAAATGGACGAATTATTTTCAAAAGGTAAAGCTAAATAA
- the acnD gene encoding Fe/S-dependent 2-methylisocitrate dehydratase AcnD, which translates to MTNEKYLKDLDGVDGVKYYDVKSAVEDITPGSFEKLNYTSRVLAENLIRKCPSEDLEDSLVQLIEKRTDKDFPWFPSRVICHDILGLTAFVDLAGLREAVASKGGNPDKVNPVVPTQLIVDHSLAVECGGFDPDAFQKNRDIEDRRNADRFHFINWTKEAFNNVDVIPPGNGIMHQINLEKMSPVVHLNDGIASPDTLVGTDSHTPHVDALGVIAVGVGGLEAENVMLGNPSYMRVPEIIGVEIVGERKPGITATDIALSMTSFLRENNVISAYLEFFGEGIKYLNLGDRATIANMTPEYGASAGMFAIDEQTISYLRVTGREEKQCQLVEAYAKANGLWADQFENATYARTIQFDLSKVTRSLAGPSKPHKLVPTSTLKEEGIVKEWTQEGDLIPDGGILIAAITSCTNTSNPRNVIAAGLLAKKANELGLTRKPWVKSSLAPGSKVIEVYLKEAGLLPEMEKLGFGVVGFACTTCNGMSGALDPKIQQEVIDRDIYSTAVLSGNRNFDGRIHPYVKEAFLASPALVVAYALAGTVRFDIENDSLGKDKDGNDIKLADLWPSDAEIDAIEKEFVRPEMYNAIYEPMFARDGIKGVKAEPFYKWNPNSTYIQKPPYWEDEYMQMPALKGMRPLGVFPDNITTDHLSPSNAILPDSASGEYCISKGLPIPDLNSYATHRGDHNTASRATLANPKLFNEMVKDENGNVKQGSLTKIMPEGTESRMWEAIETYNNRKQPLIIIAGTNYGQGSSRDWAAKGVRLAGVEVLIAESIERIHRTNLVGMGVLPLQFKDGETRFTYDIDGSEVFDIEGEITPRCDLTVVMTRANGEVVKFDVLCRLDTSAEVDVYKNGGILQKFAKDVVASGN; encoded by the coding sequence ATGACAAACGAAAAATATCTTAAAGACCTTGATGGTGTAGATGGTGTTAAGTATTATGATGTAAAATCAGCTGTAGAAGATATTACTCCTGGTTCATTTGAAAAACTAAACTACACTTCAAGAGTTTTAGCAGAAAACTTAATTAGAAAATGTCCTAGTGAAGATTTAGAAGATTCATTAGTTCAATTAATTGAAAAAAGAACAGACAAAGATTTCCCTTGGTTCCCATCAAGAGTTATTTGTCACGATATCTTAGGATTAACTGCATTTGTTGACCTTGCAGGACTTAGAGAAGCAGTAGCTTCAAAAGGTGGAAACCCAGATAAAGTTAACCCAGTTGTTCCAACTCAATTAATCGTTGACCACTCATTAGCAGTAGAGTGTGGTGGATTTGATCCAGATGCATTCCAAAAGAATAGAGATATCGAAGATAGAAGAAATGCAGATAGATTCCACTTTATTAACTGGACAAAAGAAGCATTTAATAACGTAGATGTTATTCCTCCAGGTAATGGTATTATGCACCAAATCAACTTAGAGAAAATGTCTCCAGTTGTTCACTTAAATGATGGTATCGCTTCACCAGATACTTTAGTAGGTACAGATTCACATACTCCTCACGTAGATGCACTTGGTGTAATCGCTGTTGGTGTTGGTGGATTAGAAGCTGAAAACGTAATGTTAGGAAATCCTTCATATATGAGAGTTCCTGAAATTATTGGTGTTGAAATTGTAGGTGAAAGAAAACCAGGAATTACTGCAACTGATATCGCACTTTCAATGACTTCATTCTTAAGAGAAAACAATGTTATCTCTGCATACTTAGAGTTCTTTGGTGAAGGTATTAAGTACCTTAACTTAGGTGATAGAGCTACAATTGCAAATATGACTCCTGAATATGGAGCATCTGCAGGTATGTTCGCTATTGATGAACAAACTATTTCTTACTTAAGAGTAACAGGTAGAGAAGAGAAACAATGTCAATTAGTAGAAGCTTACGCAAAAGCTAATGGTTTATGGGCAGATCAATTTGAAAATGCAACTTATGCTAGAACAATTCAATTTGACTTATCTAAAGTAACTAGATCTTTAGCAGGACCATCTAAACCTCACAAATTAGTTCCAACTTCTACTTTAAAAGAAGAAGGTATTGTAAAAGAGTGGACTCAAGAAGGTGATTTAATTCCAGATGGTGGTATCTTAATTGCTGCAATTACATCATGTACAAATACTTCAAACCCAAGAAACGTTATTGCTGCAGGACTTTTAGCTAAAAAAGCAAACGAGCTTGGATTAACTAGAAAACCATGGGTTAAGTCTTCATTAGCACCAGGTTCAAAAGTTATTGAAGTTTACTTAAAAGAAGCAGGATTATTACCTGAAATGGAAAAATTAGGATTCGGTGTAGTTGGTTTTGCATGTACTACTTGTAATGGTATGTCAGGTGCTTTAGATCCAAAAATCCAACAAGAAGTTATTGATAGAGATATCTATTCTACTGCTGTATTATCAGGTAATAGAAACTTTGATGGTAGAATTCACCCATACGTAAAAGAAGCATTCTTAGCATCTCCTGCATTAGTTGTTGCTTATGCATTAGCTGGTACTGTTAGATTTGATATTGAAAATGACTCTTTAGGTAAAGATAAAGATGGTAATGACATTAAATTAGCTGATTTATGGCCAAGTGATGCTGAGATTGATGCAATTGAAAAAGAGTTTGTTAGACCTGAAATGTATAATGCTATTTATGAGCCAATGTTTGCTAGAGATGGAATTAAAGGTGTTAAAGCTGAGCCATTCTACAAATGGAATCCAAACTCAACTTATATTCAAAAACCACCATACTGGGAAGATGAATATATGCAAATGCCAGCATTAAAAGGTATGAGACCATTAGGTGTATTCCCTGATAATATCACTACTGACCACTTATCACCATCAAATGCTATTTTACCTGATTCAGCTTCTGGTGAGTACTGTATCTCTAAAGGTCTTCCAATTCCTGACCTTAACTCTTATGCAACACACAGAGGGGATCATAATACTGCTTCAAGAGCAACATTAGCAAATCCAAAACTATTTAACGAAATGGTTAAAGATGAAAATGGAAATGTTAAACAAGGTTCATTAACTAAGATTATGCCAGAAGGTACTGAATCTAGAATGTGGGAAGCTATTGAAACATACAACAATAGAAAACAACCACTTATTATCATCGCTGGTACTAACTATGGTCAAGGATCTTCTAGAGACTGGGCAGCTAAAGGTGTTAGACTTGCAGGTGTTGAAGTATTAATTGCTGAGTCAATTGAAAGAATTCACAGAACTAACTTAGTTGGAATGGGTGTATTACCATTACAATTCAAAGATGGTGAAACTAGATTTACTTACGATATTGATGGTTCTGAAGTATTTGATATCGAAGGTGAAATCACTCCTAGATGTGACTTAACTGTTGTTATGACTAGAGCAAATGGTGAAGTTGTTAAATTCGATGTTTTATGTAGATTAGATACTTCTGCTGAAGTTGATGTTTACAAAAACGGTGGTATTTTACAAAAATTCGCTAAAGATGTTGTTGCATCAGGAAACTAA
- a CDS encoding thymidylate synthase has product MKQYLDLLQHILDNGITKEDRTGTGTTSVFGYQMRFDLSQGFPLVTTKKTFLKGIISELLWFIEGSTDERRLAEIHYGDKAENLVGKNTVWTANADAQGKALGYTNTDTIKELGPVYGAQWRSWKGANDKAYDQLADVINQIKTNPDSRRIILNAWNVAEIENMALPPCHTFFQFYVADGKLSCQLYQRSADVFLGVPFNIASYALLTMMIAQVCDLEVGDFVHTFGDAHIYSNHMEQVNLQLSRTPHALPTMNINPDIKDINDFKMSDFELVGYTCDEPIKAVMAV; this is encoded by the coding sequence TTGAAACAATATTTAGATTTATTACAACATATATTAGATAATGGTATAACAAAAGAGGATAGAACAGGAACGGGTACAACTTCAGTTTTTGGTTATCAAATGAGATTTGACTTAAGTCAAGGTTTTCCTTTAGTTACTACAAAAAAAACTTTCTTAAAAGGTATTATTAGCGAGCTTTTATGGTTTATTGAAGGTAGTACTGATGAGAGAAGACTTGCTGAAATTCACTATGGTGATAAAGCGGAAAATTTAGTAGGTAAAAATACAGTTTGGACTGCAAATGCTGATGCACAAGGTAAAGCTTTAGGATATACAAACACTGATACTATAAAAGAGCTTGGTCCTGTTTATGGAGCTCAATGGAGAAGTTGGAAAGGTGCAAATGATAAAGCTTATGACCAACTTGCTGATGTTATCAATCAAATAAAAACAAATCCAGATTCTAGAAGAATTATCTTAAATGCATGGAATGTAGCAGAGATTGAAAATATGGCACTACCTCCATGTCATACATTTTTCCAATTTTACGTAGCAGATGGAAAACTATCTTGTCAACTTTATCAAAGAAGTGCAGATGTATTTTTAGGGGTTCCTTTTAATATAGCTTCTTATGCACTTTTAACTATGATGATTGCACAAGTTTGTGATTTAGAAGTTGGAGATTTTGTTCATACGTTTGGTGATGCTCATATATATTCAAATCATATGGAACAAGTAAACTTACAGCTTAGTAGAACTCCACATGCATTACCAACAATGAATATCAATCCAGATATTAAAGATATTAATGATTTTAAAATGAGTGATTTTGAACTTGTTGGATATACTTGTGATGAACCAATTAAAGCTGTGATGGCTGTATAA
- a CDS encoding L,D-transpeptidase family protein, giving the protein MFKSRFILSIAVATFFVGCTVKEEVIKYDNKKVQASSELKKEVKQTVEVTKPLVVKKEYKVSQNEKDFLDILEDDSYSSLCGSKNKYKEIKALENSEEKTNLISELFVTYVENLANSCIDVKDFQKKLSAKKYDEMNQDYEVYLTDIKKEEILNKFNSNEISVKEILDLYAPKHPNFFKFIEALDKNSLTTNEYKKLKLNIERFKLLKYQGSDNFIQLNVPSTDFTFYEDGKVIKNFRTVVGEKESQTPVLSSNFNYFVINPTWNIPDSIAKKSIIPKALKDKNYLKSKNIVIRKNYNLDSQKIKFSDVNWKKYLKKDVKYIPYKFIQLPSTRNGMGRLKFLFKNKYAVYMHDTIGSWRFKHKNQNLRFASHGCIRLEHPLGLMQYITTNYTKHNYSYTKGLYDSFKTSGISLSKKLPIHLTYITSYINNDGKVSFYKDRYDYDKIQKLNYNL; this is encoded by the coding sequence ATGTTTAAAAGTAGATTTATATTAAGTATTGCAGTTGCTACTTTTTTTGTAGGTTGTACTGTAAAAGAAGAAGTTATTAAATATGATAATAAAAAAGTTCAAGCTAGTTCTGAATTAAAAAAAGAAGTTAAACAAACAGTAGAAGTTACTAAGCCTTTAGTTGTAAAAAAAGAGTATAAAGTTAGCCAAAATGAGAAAGATTTTTTAGATATTTTAGAAGATGATTCTTATTCTTCTCTTTGTGGAAGTAAGAATAAATATAAAGAGATTAAAGCTTTAGAAAATAGTGAAGAAAAGACTAATCTTATAAGTGAGCTTTTTGTAACTTATGTTGAAAACTTAGCTAATTCTTGTATTGATGTAAAAGATTTCCAAAAAAAATTATCAGCTAAAAAATATGATGAAATGAATCAAGACTATGAAGTATATTTAACAGATATTAAAAAAGAGGAAATTTTAAATAAATTTAATAGTAATGAAATTAGTGTAAAAGAGATTTTAGATTTATACGCACCAAAACACCCAAACTTTTTTAAATTTATTGAGGCTTTAGATAAAAATAGTTTAACTACTAATGAATATAAAAAGTTGAAATTAAATATAGAAAGATTTAAATTATTAAAGTATCAAGGTAGCGATAATTTTATTCAATTAAATGTTCCTTCAACTGATTTTACTTTTTATGAAGATGGAAAAGTTATAAAAAATTTTAGAACTGTTGTTGGAGAAAAAGAGAGTCAAACACCAGTTTTATCAAGTAACTTTAACTATTTTGTTATAAACCCAACATGGAATATTCCTGATTCTATTGCTAAAAAAAGTATTATTCCTAAAGCTTTAAAGGATAAAAACTACTTAAAAAGCAAAAATATTGTAATTAGAAAAAACTATAATTTAGATTCTCAAAAAATTAAATTTAGTGATGTTAATTGGAAAAAGTATTTAAAAAAAGATGTAAAATATATTCCATATAAATTTATTCAATTACCTTCAACTAGAAATGGAATGGGAAGATTAAAGTTTTTATTTAAAAATAAGTATGCAGTTTATATGCATGATACAATTGGTTCATGGAGATTTAAACATAAAAATCAAAACTTAAGATTTGCAAGTCATGGTTGTATTAGGTTGGAACATCCTTTAGGATTAATGCAATATATTACTACAAATTACACAAAACATAATTATAGCTATACAAAAGGTTTATATGATAGTTTTAAAACATCTGGTATAAGTTTAAGCAAAAAATTACCAATTCATCTAACATATATTACTAGCTATATAAATAATGATGGGAAAGTTTCGTTCTATAAAGATAGATATGATTATGATAAAATTCAGAAATTGAATTATAATTTATAA
- a CDS encoding hydrolase yields the protein MRINVEDTLFCLVDVQERLFPHVINNEQIEKNLLTLVKGLKVLEVPFIVNEQYKKGIGETIPSLKELVQEDPHFEKTTFSCCKNEPTMDAIKNAGKKYVIVAGIETHVCVLQTCIDLLDAGLTPVLVTDCVTSRKQSDTDMAIQRLIQAGVVPTTYESILFELTLNAKNPVFKTISSLVK from the coding sequence ATGAGAATTAATGTTGAAGATACACTATTTTGTTTAGTTGATGTACAAGAGAGATTATTCCCTCATGTTATAAATAATGAGCAAATTGAAAAGAATTTACTAACTTTAGTAAAGGGTTTAAAGGTTTTAGAAGTTCCATTTATAGTTAATGAACAATATAAAAAAGGTATTGGTGAAACAATTCCATCGTTAAAAGAGTTAGTTCAAGAAGACCCACATTTTGAAAAAACTACTTTTTCTTGTTGTAAAAATGAACCAACAATGGATGCTATTAAAAATGCTGGAAAAAAATATGTAATTGTCGCTGGAATTGAGACACATGTTTGTGTTTTACAAACTTGTATTGACTTATTAGATGCAGGTTTAACACCAGTTTTAGTAACTGATTGTGTTACTTCAAGAAAACAAAGTGATACGGATATGGCAATTCAAAGATTAATTCAAGCAGGAGTTGTACCAACAACATATGAATCAATTTTATTTGAATTAACATTAAATGCTAAAAATCCAGTATTTAAAACTATTTCTTCATTAGTAAAATAG